The DNA segment ATTTAGTCGAAGAATGTTTCTGATGAAGCGTTTTAAGGAAGTCTGTTTTATTAAAATCTGTTATAAATCCAGAATTTTCACCTTTCTTAAGTTCTTTTATTAATTCAGTTTTCTTTGATTCTTCGTGTTCAAACATTCTTAATGCAGCTCTAA comes from the Flavobacteriales bacterium genome and includes:
- a CDS encoding type II toxin-antitoxin system ParD family antitoxin, which encodes MAKNTSILLGDYFNNFIDSQIKAGKYTSASEVVRAALRMFEHEESKKTELIKELKKGENSGFITDFNKTDFLKTLHQKHSSTKL